Proteins found in one Triticum aestivum cultivar Chinese Spring chromosome 4D, IWGSC CS RefSeq v2.1, whole genome shotgun sequence genomic segment:
- the LOC123097592 gene encoding NAC domain-containing protein 92 — translation MSEASVLNQAEVEDAAAAAGLDLPPGFRFHPTDEEIISHYLTPKALDHRFCSGVIGEVDLNKCEPWHLPGKAKMGEKEWYFFCHKDRKYPTGTRTNRATESGYWKATGKDKEIFRGRGVLVGMKKTLVFYLGRAPRGEKTGWVMHEFRLEGKLPHPLPRSAKDEWAVSKVFNKELTATNGAMAAAEAGIERVSSFGFIGDFLDSGELPPLMDPPLGGDVDEVIDFKSTSAYATGAHSGLQVKMEQHMPQQPPHMMYSSPYFSLPAANSGDMSPAIRRYCKAEQVSGQTSALSPSRETGLSTDPNAAGCAEISSAATPSSQNQDFLDQFDEYPALNLADIWKY, via the exons ATGTCTGAGGCGTCGGTTTTAAACCAGGCGGAGgtggaggacgcggcggcggcggccgggctggACCTGCCGCCGGGCTTCCGGTTCCACCCCACGGACGAGGAGATCATCTCGCACTACCTCACCCCCAAGGCGCtcgaccaccgcttctgctccggCGTCATCGGCGAGGTCGACCTCAACAAGTGCGAGCCATGGCATCTCCCAG GCAAGGCGAAGATGGGAGAGAAGGAGTGGTACTTCTTTTGCCACAAAGACCGCAAGTACCCGACGGGGACGAGGACGAACCGCGCCACCGAGAGCGGCTACTGGAAGGCCACCGGCAAGGACAAGGAGATCTTCCGGGGGAGGGGCGTCCTTGTCGGAATGAAGAAGACGCTCGTCTTCTACCTAGGCCGCGCCCCCCGCGGCGAGAAGACCGGCTGGGTCATGCACGAGTTCCGCCTCGAGGGCAAGCTCCCCCACCCGCTCCCGCGCTCCGCCAAG GACGAGTGGGCCGTGTCCAAGGTGTTCAACAAAGAGCTCACGGCCACCAACGGGGCAATGGCAGCGGCGGAGGCCGGGATCGAGCGAGTCAGCTCCTTCGGCTTCATCGGTGACTTCCTTGACTCTGGGGAGCTGCCGCCCCTCATGGACCCTCCCTTgggcggcgacgtcgacgaagTCATCGATTTCAAGTCCACCTCTGCCTACGCCACCGGTGCCCATTCCGGGCTGCAGGTTAAGATGGAACAGCACATGCCGCAGCAGCCGCCGCACATGATGTACTCGAGCCCGTACTTCTCTCTGCCGGCCGCTAACTCCGGCGACATGTCGCCGGCGATCCGGAGGTACTGCAAGGCGGAGCAGGTCTCGGGGCAGACGTCTGCGCTCAGCCCGTCACGCGAGACCGGGCTGAGCACCGACCCCAACGCCGCCGGTTGCGCGGAGATCTCGTCGGCGGCGACACCGTCGTCTCAGAATCAAGACTTCCTTGACCAATTCGACGAGTACCCCGCCCTGAACCTCGCCGACATTTGGAAGTACTGA